In Segatella copri, the DNA window ATACGTTATTTAAAGCAATCGTCTCCACATCTTCTGTGCGGAATGACTTGCAAAGATTCTCTATTTTAAGCATTTTCTTATCTTTTTACTTTTTTACCTTTTTACTTTTAATTTTATTCATCCTTGAGATATTTCACAGGATTACTGTTCGCCACCTTGTAGCAGTTGATGACGACGGAAAGCCCGATGATGACGAGCAAGATGATGGTAACGCCGATAAACAGCAAAGGCGTCATCGTTATCTTCTCGCTAAACGACATGAGCCATTGTCTGGCTATCAGCCAAGCCCCCAAGTCGCCCACGATGATGCAAGGCAAGGCAATCTTCATGATGTCCTTCAGGAAGATGCGAAGAATATCCTTCACCTTGGCTCCGTTCACCTTTCTTATTGCAATCTCCTTGCGGCGGCGGTTTACCTCATCACTCGTATAACCCACCAATCCGAAGAGGGCGATAATCATCGTTACGATGCCGGCTACCAGAATTCCGTTGCGGAAATTGAGCTGGGAAGCATACTGGTTAGCCAATTCTGAAGCATAACTTTTCACGATGACCTTATTGTTCGGATACATCGCCTGCACCTTCGATTGCAACTCCGACAACGATTCATCCCTTAGTTCATTAAACTTAACCAACATATAGTAAGCCGTCTTGGCTGAATAGAAATACAAATCTGGAAATTCATTCATACCATCACCCCCGGTTTCCACAGCACCCCAGCGAATATTCTTGCACACGCCACAAATGGTAAAGATATTATTATCATGTCCCGTACAGGTAATTTGCTTGCCAACTACGCCATCCTTCCAATGCCACGTTTTGATGAGTTTCTCAGCACCTCGTTCATCAATAATAACCTGTCGGCAACTGTCATTTCTTTCCGTAAAGAAAGAACCCTGAACGATAGGAATATTCAGCATCTTGAAGAAATTGTCGTCCACTCCCGACATCTCCATGATATTAAAGGTATTCTTCTCGTCGCCAGGTACTCCAACCATATTTCCACTACGATCATACCCATCGAGCGGAACATTAAAAGTCGAACTGCAATCCTTGACATTCGGCATCCGTCTGATTTCTGCCAGACATTGGTTGCGCTGGTCTCTATTGCTGGCATCTATCGAAACAATCGCCACATGATCATAATCATACCCAGGATTGAGCCCCAACATCAGCTGGTATTGACCATTCACGATGTAAAGCAAACTGAACAGCAAACCAGAAATAACGAACTGGACACCCAACAAACCAAGCTTCCATCGGTTGCGATTCTCATTATAACCACGGAAAGCGATGGCTACAGGAATCTTGTTGTAAAGCCAACCTGGCAGCAAGCCGCCAACCAGCAGTACCAGAATACAGATAGCCACCAATATCCAACTGCCACGATTAAGCACCAACGTGCTTACCGGAGCAGAAAGGAAGTTTTCGATGGTTCCCTTGCAAAGGAACACAAGAACAGCCGCAAGAACAACCGCCAGTCCCACATGCACCAAAGCCTCTGAGAAAATGATGGCATGAATGTTCTTCGATTCGGCACCATAACACTTACGGACAGCCATTTCGCGAGAACGACCCACAAGATTTCCCACGATGATAAGCAGATAGTTCATCACAGAAGTGAAGAGGAGGACAAAAGCGATAATTCCCATAATCCATCCCATCTTCTTGACATAAGGATCTTGGGTGTAAACATCGCTCAATACCGTGAAATCATAGTTCAGTTCTATTCCCATATTCTTCATCTCCTTCAAAGGGAAATGATCCTCTCGCATCTTATTCACGTAAGGCTTGAGTTCTTTTGCCTCATGCCCCTTTGCTAACCGGATGTAGGACCTATAGGAATCATTTCCCACCCATTGGCCTCTGCCATCGTAGGAATATACGTATGGCACACTACACCTCGACAGAATCATCTGCGTACCATGAAAGGAAGAACCCCAGGGAAACGCTTCGAAAACACCATAGATGGTAAAAGTGGTTCCCGGATAATTGGAAAGCGTGAAATGCTTACCTACAACATTACCGCCAATCTTTGCTGCCGTTTCTGAATCGATGAGACAGGATAAGGGTTGGGATAGAATCTGTTTAGCCTTGCCTATCAATATCTTCTGTGGAAAGACATCAAAGAAACAACTGTCTGCCATCCTGATATTGGCAGAAATGATGTTCTGGTCTTCCATCTTGCATTGGGCATCATCATAAAAATAGTGAGTACTGGTAGCAGCTTCCACCATAGGCGCATATTGCTTTACACCTTGGGCAGTGGCTCCTGAAGTATTGGTAAACTCCATGGTTTCGCCATGGTTAGTACCCACTTCCGAAATCATATACGTCCTCTCCCAACTAGGGAAATACGTATCGTAAGTCTGCTCGAAATAAATCTCGGCAATAATTACCGAACTGATTGCCAATCCGAGCGCCAGACACAAGATCTTCACGAAATTGTGCTGGCCCCTTCGAGGCAGATTCTTGAATGCGTTAATAATATGATTCATATCAAATATCCTGTTTCAAGGGCGTTAGCCCAATTTATCACTAATCACTACTAGTTAATCATTATTAACTAATCACTACTAATTAAAAACCAATACATCATTATCCTTATAGGCTTCGTAGCCGCTAACGATAACCTGCTCGCCCGGCTCCAAGCCCTCAATCACCTCATAATACTGAGGATTCTGGCGACCGATGGTAATCTTGCGGCGATAAGCCTTCTTGCCACTCTTGTCTAATACAAAGATCCATTGACCACCCGTTACACTATAAAACGTGCCTTTAGGGATAATTATTGCCTGCTTCGACTGACCGAGCTGCAAATCTACATAATAGGTCTGACCGGTTCGGATGTTGCCAGGACGAACGCCCTTGAAGATGAAGTCGATGCGGAACCTGCCGTCTCTTACCTCGGGATAAACCTTGCGGACCTGCAGGAGATAATGCTTGCCGTTCTGGTCGAAGGTAGCAGTAAGTTCCGGTTTTACCCGGTCGATGTAATGCTCATCTACCTGCGCCTGCACCTTGAAATCGCTGAGGTCGTTGATGACTCCAATCTTCTGTCCAGCCTGGATGCTCTGTCCCAGTTCCACATCGAGCAAGCCGATTTCGCCCGAAATGGTGCTGCGGATGTTCAGCTTCTCCTTGCGCTGGCGAACCAGCTGCACATTCTTCTGCATGGCTTCCAGATTATCACCCATCTGATCCATCTGCGAACGGCGTAACTGGGCATCCTTCTTCAATCGCTTGCTAATGAGCGCATGCTTCTTGACAGCAAGGTCGTAATCTTCCTTAGCCTTCAGATACTCCTCGCGCGAATTGAGTTCTTCCTTGTGCAACGCCTCCTGATGCTGATAGGAGCGGCGCTTGGTAATGACATCCTGCGAAAGCGACAGTTCCTCGTTGCTATTGTTCAGACGGTCCTGCTCCATCGAAATCTGGGTATTGCGAAGCATGTCCTGCTTTTCGGCAAGTTCGCTTTCGGCATTCAGAATCTCCAGGTCGAGATTCGAATTGCTCAGTTTCACGATTACATCGCCCTTGTTCACGTGGGCACCTTCATCCACCACTTTCTCCAGAACGATACCACCTTCCTCAGAACTGATCTGCACCACGGAGATAGGAACCACCTGTCCATCCACCGAAACATAATCGTTGAACTGTGCCTTCTCCACGGTTCCGATGCTCAATCCCTTTCTGTCCACCTTCAGGGTGGAAGAGAAATTGCTCAATCCCAACCAAATGAGGACTGCGATCAAAACCGCTCCTCCGCCAATCCATGCCCAGTACTTGCGAGGCACGAGATATTTTTTCTTTTCTATCTTTATATCCATAATTTATCTTATTAAATTTTCTCCCTGATAATAAGCAACCAATCTCTGTTTGATAATGAGCAGCATCTGCATCTGGAGTTCCTTGATTCTGCTTTCCAGAAGCGTCTGGGCTGCGGTATGAAGGTCGAAGGTGGAAAGCATTCCTTCCTCAAACTTGCGGCTCGACATGTGATAGGCGAGCGAATCAGAGGCCACCTTCTTCTGCATCTGATGCAACTCCTTGGCGTAACCCTCTGCATCCATTACCGCCTGGGCTATCTGGTCGTGAAGTTTGCGACGGGTTTCCTCCAGGTTCACCTGTGCCAGTTGCCAGTCGTTACGCGCCTTCTTCACGCAGTGCCAGCGGTCGCTATTATAAATAGGTATGGAAAGGGTCAACGCGAGGTATTCGCCCTGGTTGTTGTGAAACTGCGAGGCAAACCCATCGTATTGCCCTTTCTGAGAGAGATTCTTATAATAGTTGGTAGAAATGCCGCCACCGAGAGAGAGTGATGGCAGCAATCTGCCTTTTGCTATTTTATAATCATACCGTGCCCGCTCCACTTCGTATTCTGCCGACTTTAAATCGGGAGAAATATGCAGGAAACCCTGGTAAACGGTTTCGTAGTTTACTCCAGATTCAGGAACCTCTTTATTATCAGACGTTAGCTTCAGATTCCGCTCTTCAGCTATCTGGATTTTCAGCTCTTCATCCACAGGAAAATTCATTGCGGATTTCAAGGCGAGCAGACTCTGTTTTGCCACATTCTCCTGATGCGTAAGATTGTATTCATCTTCCGCCACCTGCGATTCCATCTGCACCACATCCGGGCGCCCCTTCTCGCCCAGTTCATACAGGCGCTTCATCTTAGCCAGCATCCGCTTGCTTTCGTTCAGTTTCTCGCTTGCTATCCGAATGCTTGCCTCAGCATAGGCAGCATCCACATATTTCTGCATCACGTCGATGGCTCTATCGTCCTGAATCTTCTGCATCGCCGTGGCTGAATAATCCCGGCTCAACTTAGCCTGCTTCAAGGCGTTGATGGTGGCGAAACCATCGAAGACATTCAGTTCGGCATAAAGCTGATAGTAGTTGTTGAATGTCGTTACATTATTATAAGTATTGGTTTCCGGGTCGATGTTTCGTCCCCAGGCATACTGTCCCTGTACGCCGCCCGAAACGGTAGGCAGGAATCCTGCCACAGCATGCTGGTAATCCTGCTTGCGCTGGCGGGCGTTTACCACCTCCCGCTTCACCTCTGTAGCGTGCTCCACGGCGTAAGCCATACAGGAGTCAAGCCCCCATATCTTAGCATGGGTTTGCTCTACAGCCTCAACAGCCGTATGAGTTGCCGTCGCCACCTGCGCTGCGACCTCCAAGCTTCCCAAAGCCATCAATCCGATGTATAATCCTATTCTTTTCATTGTCATTCATTATTTTCCTATATAATGGCAATCGCCATGCCAAAACAAGTTTTTCTTGATTATCAAATAGTTAACTAAAATACCACAAAAAGAGAACTGTCCAATAATTAGACACCGCTGCCTAATTATTGGACAATCCAAATGTAAAATGGTAAAATAGATGTTTAGGAAATAAAACGAAGCTATCATCAAAATACTCTTCACTCTTCACCTTTCGGCCGGAAACCCCTGTGTTTATCGGCATTCCGAGGGGTGAAGAGTTGTTTTTATCTCTTCACCCACTCTTCACCACTCTTCACCTTCAGAAACGGAAACTGAGGCGAAAGACTGATAGGTGGATTGCAAATCAGCCAGAACTGAAGGGTGAAGAGTGGTGAAGAGTAGGTGAAGTGTGCCCGAATACTCTTCACCCTTTGGAATGCCGATAAACACAGGGGATTCGGGGCTTTTGGTGAAGAGTGAAGAGTATTTGGCAGGATGCCTATACGAAAACAAAATAAAGGAGTTTTCGATAACTGTTCCAGTAAAACAGCCGACTAGCCACTCATGCGCTAGTCGGCTGTTTGCGTTTTGCCAGTTGACTGTTTGCGTTTTGCCAGTTGACTGTTTAAATTTTGCCAGTTGGCTATTTTCGGTTCTCCCATCGGCTGTTCCCGACAAACAGCTAACCTAATAATCGGGCATAATAAAACGAATATAGCTGCGCTAACTATCGTAAGTACTTTCATCGGCCCTCGAAGCTACTTGCACTAAAGAACTGTATCTGTCATTTAAACAAATCATCCATTGTAACGACACTTTGTACCCGACCGGCATATTCATTGAACTTAAGCCCATAAGTAGTAACCAATGTAAGATGCAAGGAACTCCTGCATTTCGTTTCTTCAGCAAACGTACTCAGTTTATGGCGCAGATTCTTATCATAAGCAGCATTGATGGAGAAATCATCCTCGCAGAATTTCATTTCACAAACATTGATGACGCGGTCGGCTCTGTCAATAATCATATCTATCTGCGCACCATCTTTCTCTTTTCTGCTTTTCCAGGGACTCACCTCTGTCTGCACTCCACTAATACCGAGCGCCTGCTTGATTTGTGGCAGATGATAATAGCAAAGCGATTCAAAGGTAAAACCTCGCCATGCTGTCAGCTCAGGTGTCAGCAGGTTGTCTTTCCAGAAATGCGGATTGGTCGTCTTTCTGCCATCAATAAATGACAAATAGAATTTGCTGTAGAAATCTGTCAGACGGAAATATACCTCACGCTTGGGATAATCATACTTAACATACGATGTTATGAAATCACTCACTTCGAGTGATTTTAATGTAGCAGAAAGCCCCCCGCCATTAGGTATTTTTGTAAGCGAAACAATTTCTTTTCGCGTATATCCCTGTCTTTTTTGAGCCAGAAGGCGCACGATAGTCATGCAATCCTCCGCATTAGTAAAGAGAGAAGAATAGAGACGGTCGAACTCTAAGCCGAGTTTGGCTGCAGGCTCGAAGAAAAGCCTGTCCATATTCTGAGCCAGACTTTTGCCTTTCTGAAGCATGGAAATATAATAAGGAATGCCACCTGTAGCCATATAACATTGTATCTGGTCGAACTTAGACATCACGATGTTGTTAGCCTGATAGTATTCTTCACATTCGCCTAATGTAAACGGGCGCAACTTGATTTCATCAGTTGTGCGATCAAACAAACCGCCTTTGTTGTTTAACAGCTTGTCTGAAATCCATGACGTGGCAGAGCCGCAGACGATAAGCATGATATTCTGCTTTCCTGCAGCCCATCCATTCCAAAAATGCTCTAATGCTGTAACAAATCCCGAGCGGGGAGTGTCAAGCCATGGCAATTCATCTATGAATATCACCTGACGTTTGTCTGCATCTTGCTCTTCCAAGAGATTGATGAGTGCATCAAAAGCTTCGAGCCAAGAGGATGGTACCTTCTTACTCTTGCTGCCATAGCGAACAAGACTGGAGTAAAAACTAGCCAACTGTTGCTCCATTATTTTTTGACCACTTAACTCGTAAGGAGATAAGCCCGTATGGTAAAAGCTCATTTTATCCTGAAACAATTCTCTTACGAGAAAGGTTTTACCGACCCTTCTTCTACCATATATTACTGCAAAAACAGGTTTATTTTCCTTGTAAAGATCCAGGAGTTCCTTACTCTCTGTACTTCCCTGAAAAAGGTTGTCACTTAGGAACAAACAGAAGTGACAATGAAACGTAAGACAAGAATTGAACGTGTGTATAATGAGGACACTGGTTGGTTTGAGACCCGTGAGGTAGAGTTGAATAGCTACTCTTTTACAGATGATGATCGTATCATGATAGTTCGAGAGTATATGGAGAGTGGGCTCCCAGCAGAAGAAATCATCAAGAAATACTATATAAGCAGTCGTACAGTGCTATTTTCTTGGATGGATAAGTTCTTAAATGAAAAAGATTTGTTATCTTTGCCGCCAGAAGACCAAAACCGTGACGATATGGCAAAGACAACAAATGAACAGTTGAAAGAGAAAGATGCAGAGATTAAGCGTCTCCGCAAGGCTTTGGAGTTAGAGAAGCTTCGCTCTAAGGCATTCTCCACCATGATTGACCTCGCAGAAGAAACCTTCAATATTCCTGTGAGAAAAAAATCTGGTACCAAACAGTAAGCTTGCTCCGCACAGAGTGCCAGAGCCAAGGTTTAGGCACTCTATGTGGGCTGTTTGGTTTCACCCGGCAAGCATATAATAAGCGCAATGTCTCTGACGGCTTTGCTGAAGATGTCATTGAGTCTATCATCATTGAAAAGGCACGTGAGTATCGTAAGTCAAATCCTGGCTTAGGAGCTGTAAAGTTGCATGCCATATTGAAACAGATGTTTGAGGATACAGGCTGTTTCCCTGGTCGTGACGCATTTATTGAGATGCTGCGTAAGCATGGGCTCATGGTGCGTATAAAGCGCCGTAGGCGCTATAAGACAACAGATTCCGACCATAATTACCGCAAATATCCAAACTTGATTAAGGGAGTAGTTCCTACCCGTCCGAACCAGATTTGGGCAAGTGACATCACCTATGTTGAAACCAATGAAGGTGTGTGCTACCTCTCGCTTATAACAGACCTGTATTCCCATAAAATCGTTGGATGGGCTGTTGGTCCAACATTAGAAACTGTATATCCATTAGAAGCGCTTAAAATGGCATATAAAAGCATTGATGAAGAAACTGCAAAAGGACTCATCCATCACTCTGACAGAGGAAGCCAGTATTGCAGTCAGAATTATGTGTCTATCCTAAAAAGTCATGGCTCACAAATAAGTATGACTCAAACAGGAGATCCTTTGGAGAATGCCATAGCAGAACGTGCAAACGGCATTTTAAAAACGGAATGGCTTTATAGGATGACAATTCCTACTCGTAAAGTATGTAAGAAGGAACTGACCAGGATTATTGCGTTTTATAACGACGAAAGACCGCATATGAGTATCGGTAATCAAACACCATCTGTTGCACATACTCAAGCGGGGCCACAGCAGAAAATGTGGAAAAATCCTTGGGAAAATTCTTCTAATTAGTTGAAAATGTGTATCTTTGCATTTGAAAGAATATCATCACCGTAACCTTTCTAGGGATAGCTCCTTAAAAAGAGTAACCTAGTTAGGTATAATGGGGATTCGCTGACAACCCATATAGTGATAAAATTAAAAATGCGTAACTCATTTAGTGATAAGAAAAATAGATAGTAACATATTTAGTTTAACCATCCTAAAGGTGACAACTTTTTCACGTATAAGACACTCCTGCTTTCTTCCGATAATTTTCTGTGCCATAATCTTTGCGTTTATTTTGCTGCAAATATACAAAAAATATCGTTTCGAGCAAAATAAACGCACGCTATTTTGCTCGAAATGGGGTAAAAATATCGTTTCGAGCAAAATAAAGAGTGGCTATTCTGCGCAAAATACATCAAAAGACCCGTTTCGAGCAAAATAGCGATACATAAGAAGGGATGGAAAAGGCATCCTAAACGCAAGGACTATAATGGGGGATTTTCTAATAATCCTCCATATAACCCTTGGTAAACATATCGTAGGACAGGGCTTCCAGTTCTGAGAGCGTCATCTGCTCTACCGAATGCTCTATCTTACGTATCAGTTCGTCTCGCTTGAAATCGTCGTCATCGCTCAGGCGCGATGTAAATCTGTTACTCATTTTCTTGAATGTTAAGTGTTGAATGTTGAATGTTGAATTGGGCATACGCCACTAAATCTGTGGCATCTGTGAATTGAAAATCGCTGGCCGAAGGGAAAAGCAAATCTATGAGAAGATTACATCCGCTCATAGGTATTGATAACATTTCCATCATACGCCTCGTGGCTGATTAACCGGACGTTATGAGGAAGCATAGGCGCTGGCGTTCCAGAAGTTACGGAGTTTTCCACCGATGTGGATAACAACGTTTCTACCCTGATTTCATCCCAAAGTCCAGCATCGAGGAATGCCTGATGGGTGATGGCGCCTCCCTCTACTATCAGCGACTGCACCTTATTATTATATAAGTGCTGCATGATTTGCTGCAACACTTCCGTCTTGCCCCGTGAGAAATCCAGACCTTCGAAACAAGGATGATGGCGGTCGATGACCAGGCGCATCGGGTCCTTGCCACTCCAATCTCTAACGTTGAGCAGACTGTGGTCGCGCTCATCGGTTACGCGGCCTATGAGGATGGCATCGTTCTCAGCACGCAGCTTGTGGGAGAGCATCTTGGTGAAAGGCGAGGAAATAGCCATACCCCTACCCCCGTTGTCAAGAAAGCCATTCGCGGTCTGCGCCCATTTCAGGATGATGTAAGGACGCTGATGGGTGTTGAAGGTGATGAAGCGCTTGTTGAGTTCGAGACATTCCGCCTCCAGAACGCCTACTGTTACTTCGATGCCTGCCTCGCGAATCTTGCGGATACCGCGGCCCTGAACCTTGGCAAAGGGATCTACGCAGCCACAGACGCATCGCTTTACTCCTTTTCTTACTATCAAATCGGCGCAAGGCGGCGTCTTGCCGTAATGAGAGCAGGGTTCGAGACTCACATAGATGGTAGCTTGGCTTAACAGATGCTCATCCTCGGGCTTAACAGATGCAAAGGCGTTGACTTCAGCATGCCCTTCTCCGCATCTTACATGATAGCCTTCGCCGATGATTCTGCCATCCCCACTCACGATAACGGCTCCCACCATCGGATTGGGTTTGGCATTCTCTCTTCCGTTTTTCGCCAACTGCAGACAGCGGCGCATAAACATTTCGTCTATTTCCTTTTGCGACAACGGTTCGCCCGTCTTCACATTCTGAAAAGAAACATTATTTTGTTCCATATCTAAAACTTTTCTTCGTTTTTTACTTACTTTTCGATAAAATGTCGTACCTTTGCTCTCAAATCAAATCATAATATACGATTTAGAGATGAAAACGTATCAACAACTTTGGCAATCCATTACCCCTCTATATGAGGCGGGCGAAGCACAGGCTATCGTCCGCACCGTGCTCGATGTGAAGTACGGAATGACGCTGACCGACATAATCTGCGGCAAAGTTAATGAATTATCTGCAGATGAAGAAAGAAAACTGGAAGAAATTATCAGAAGATTGCAAAAAGGCGAACCTGTACAGTATGTTCTGGGAGAAGCTGACTTTGCAGGAAGAACCTTCCATGTAGAGCCGGGCGTGCTGATTCCGAGACCCGAAACGGCGGAACTCTGCGAGTGGATAGAAAAAGATGCAACTGAAAACAAAGGGATTACGGAAGGAGAGAAGGAAGAAAACACCATCCGCATCCTGGACATCTGTACGGGTTCGGGCTGCATCGCCATTACGCTGGGACTGGACATCGGCGGCTCGGAGGTTACGGGTTGGGATATTTCGGAAGATGCCTTGAAGATAGCACAGGGAAATGTTGCGCTACTGGATGCCGGTAACGTAAAAATAGAATATCAGGATGCCCTGAAGTTGGCGGAAACATCGGATGCCGGAAGATGGAACATCATCGTGAGCAATCCCCCATATATCTGCGAAAAGGAGAAAGCGGATATGGAGAAGAATGTGTTGGAACACGAACCCGGAATCGCCCTCTTCGTGCCCGATGAAGAGCCTCTGAAGTTCTACAGAGCCATCGCCGAATATGCCTCTTCTGCCCTCAAATCCGGAGGTGCATTATACTTCGAAATCAATCCTATCTACGAAAAAGAAACAAGGGAAATGCTGGAAGGATTGGGGTTTAAAGCTATTGATACAAAGGAAGATGCCTTCGGAAAGCAGAGAATGATGCGAGCCGGCAAATCATAAAGTTCAATGTTCAAATCTCAAAGTTCAAAGTAAAATCATCATGTTCAAATCTCAAAGTTCAAAGTATAAAAAGCCGATGACCGAGCAGCAGGCGCTCCTGAAGCTCACCACCCTCTGCACCCAAGCCGAACATTGCTCGCAAGAGATGATCGACAAGATGAAGAAGTGGGAACTGCCCGAAGATGCCATCACCAGAAACATGGAATTCCTGACCGAGAAGAAATTCATCGACGACGAACGTTTCGCACGCTTCTTTATCAACGACAAGATAAAATACAACAAGTGGGGACGCCGGAAGGTGGAACAGGCGCTGTGGATGAAACATATTCCGAAGGACATCTCCGACCCT includes these proteins:
- a CDS encoding TolC family protein produces the protein MKRIGLYIGLMALGSLEVAAQVATATHTAVEAVEQTHAKIWGLDSCMAYAVEHATEVKREVVNARQRKQDYQHAVAGFLPTVSGGVQGQYAWGRNIDPETNTYNNVTTFNNYYQLYAELNVFDGFATINALKQAKLSRDYSATAMQKIQDDRAIDVMQKYVDAAYAEASIRIASEKLNESKRMLAKMKRLYELGEKGRPDVVQMESQVAEDEYNLTHQENVAKQSLLALKSAMNFPVDEELKIQIAEERNLKLTSDNKEVPESGVNYETVYQGFLHISPDLKSAEYEVERARYDYKIAKGRLLPSLSLGGGISTNYYKNLSQKGQYDGFASQFHNNQGEYLALTLSIPIYNSDRWHCVKKARNDWQLAQVNLEETRRKLHDQIAQAVMDAEGYAKELHQMQKKVASDSLAYHMSSRKFEEGMLSTFDLHTAAQTLLESRIKELQMQMLLIIKQRLVAYYQGENLIR
- the ribD gene encoding bifunctional diaminohydroxyphosphoribosylaminopyrimidine deaminase/5-amino-6-(5-phosphoribosylamino)uracil reductase RibD; this translates as MEQNNVSFQNVKTGEPLSQKEIDEMFMRRCLQLAKNGRENAKPNPMVGAVIVSGDGRIIGEGYHVRCGEGHAEVNAFASVKPEDEHLLSQATIYVSLEPCSHYGKTPPCADLIVRKGVKRCVCGCVDPFAKVQGRGIRKIREAGIEVTVGVLEAECLELNKRFITFNTHQRPYIILKWAQTANGFLDNGGRGMAISSPFTKMLSHKLRAENDAILIGRVTDERDHSLLNVRDWSGKDPMRLVIDRHHPCFEGLDFSRGKTEVLQQIMQHLYNNKVQSLIVEGGAITHQAFLDAGLWDEIRVETLLSTSVENSVTSGTPAPMLPHNVRLISHEAYDGNVINTYERM
- the prmC gene encoding peptide chain release factor N(5)-glutamine methyltransferase encodes the protein MKTYQQLWQSITPLYEAGEAQAIVRTVLDVKYGMTLTDIICGKVNELSADEERKLEEIIRRLQKGEPVQYVLGEADFAGRTFHVEPGVLIPRPETAELCEWIEKDATENKGITEGEKEENTIRILDICTGSGCIAITLGLDIGGSEVTGWDISEDALKIAQGNVALLDAGNVKIEYQDALKLAETSDAGRWNIIVSNPPYICEKEKADMEKNVLEHEPGIALFVPDEEPLKFYRAIAEYASSALKSGGALYFEINPIYEKETREMLEGLGFKAIDTKEDAFGKQRMMRAGKS
- a CDS encoding ABC transporter permease, with product MNHIINAFKNLPRRGQHNFVKILCLALGLAISSVIIAEIYFEQTYDTYFPSWERTYMISEVGTNHGETMEFTNTSGATAQGVKQYAPMVEAATSTHYFYDDAQCKMEDQNIISANIRMADSCFFDVFPQKILIGKAKQILSQPLSCLIDSETAAKIGGNVVGKHFTLSNYPGTTFTIYGVFEAFPWGSSFHGTQMILSRCSVPYVYSYDGRGQWVGNDSYRSYIRLAKGHEAKELKPYVNKMREDHFPLKEMKNMGIELNYDFTVLSDVYTQDPYVKKMGWIMGIIAFVLLFTSVMNYLLIIVGNLVGRSREMAVRKCYGAESKNIHAIIFSEALVHVGLAVVLAAVLVFLCKGTIENFLSAPVSTLVLNRGSWILVAICILVLLVGGLLPGWLYNKIPVAIAFRGYNENRNRWKLGLLGVQFVISGLLFSLLYIVNGQYQLMLGLNPGYDYDHVAIVSIDASNRDQRNQCLAEIRRMPNVKDCSSTFNVPLDGYDRSGNMVGVPGDEKNTFNIMEMSGVDDNFFKMLNIPIVQGSFFTERNDSCRQVIIDERGAEKLIKTWHWKDGVVGKQITCTGHDNNIFTICGVCKNIRWGAVETGGDGMNEFPDLYFYSAKTAYYMLVKFNELRDESLSELQSKVQAMYPNNKVIVKSYASELANQYASQLNFRNGILVAGIVTMIIALFGLVGYTSDEVNRRRKEIAIRKVNGAKVKDILRIFLKDIMKIALPCIIVGDLGAWLIARQWLMSFSEKITMTPLLFIGVTIILLVIIGLSVVINCYKVANSNPVKYLKDE
- a CDS encoding regulatory protein RecX, with translation MFKSQSSKYKKPMTEQQALLKLTTLCTQAEHCSQEMIDKMKKWELPEDAITRNMEFLTEKKFIDDERFARFFINDKIKYNKWGRRKVEQALWMKHIPKDISDPIFEEIEDDLYMETLLPLMKNKYKTIKAKNDYERSMKLIRFALGRGYSMEVIHKCIDRMKEEDLGDIDFEEEF
- a CDS encoding AAA family ATPase, which produces MFLSDNLFQGSTESKELLDLYKENKPVFAVIYGRRRVGKTFLVRELFQDKMSFYHTGLSPYELSGQKIMEQQLASFYSSLVRYGSKSKKVPSSWLEAFDALINLLEEQDADKRQVIFIDELPWLDTPRSGFVTALEHFWNGWAAGKQNIMLIVCGSATSWISDKLLNNKGGLFDRTTDEIKLRPFTLGECEEYYQANNIVMSKFDQIQCYMATGGIPYYISMLQKGKSLAQNMDRLFFEPAAKLGLEFDRLYSSLFTNAEDCMTIVRLLAQKRQGYTRKEIVSLTKIPNGGGLSATLKSLEVSDFITSYVKYDYPKREVYFRLTDFYSKFYLSFIDGRKTTNPHFWKDNLLTPELTAWRGFTFESLCYYHLPQIKQALGISGVQTEVSPWKSRKEKDGAQIDMIIDRADRVINVCEMKFCEDDFSINAAYDKNLRHKLSTFAEETKCRSSLHLTLVTTYGLKFNEYAGRVQSVVTMDDLFK
- a CDS encoding IS3 family transposase; this encodes MLRTECQSQGLGTLCGLFGFTRQAYNKRNVSDGFAEDVIESIIIEKAREYRKSNPGLGAVKLHAILKQMFEDTGCFPGRDAFIEMLRKHGLMVRIKRRRRYKTTDSDHNYRKYPNLIKGVVPTRPNQIWASDITYVETNEGVCYLSLITDLYSHKIVGWAVGPTLETVYPLEALKMAYKSIDEETAKGLIHHSDRGSQYCSQNYVSILKSHGSQISMTQTGDPLENAIAERANGILKTEWLYRMTIPTRKVCKKELTRIIAFYNDERPHMSIGNQTPSVAHTQAGPQQKMWKNPWENSSN
- a CDS encoding efflux RND transporter periplasmic adaptor subunit; this translates as MDIKIEKKKYLVPRKYWAWIGGGAVLIAVLIWLGLSNFSSTLKVDRKGLSIGTVEKAQFNDYVSVDGQVVPISVVQISSEEGGIVLEKVVDEGAHVNKGDVIVKLSNSNLDLEILNAESELAEKQDMLRNTQISMEQDRLNNSNEELSLSQDVITKRRSYQHQEALHKEELNSREEYLKAKEDYDLAVKKHALISKRLKKDAQLRRSQMDQMGDNLEAMQKNVQLVRQRKEKLNIRSTISGEIGLLDVELGQSIQAGQKIGVINDLSDFKVQAQVDEHYIDRVKPELTATFDQNGKHYLLQVRKVYPEVRDGRFRIDFIFKGVRPGNIRTGQTYYVDLQLGQSKQAIIIPKGTFYSVTGGQWIFVLDKSGKKAYRRKITIGRQNPQYYEVIEGLEPGEQVIVSGYEAYKDNDVLVFN
- a CDS encoding transposase, producing the protein MKRKTRIERVYNEDTGWFETREVELNSYSFTDDDRIMIVREYMESGLPAEEIIKKYYISSRTVLFSWMDKFLNEKDLLSLPPEDQNRDDMAKTTNEQLKEKDAEIKRLRKALELEKLRSKAFSTMIDLAEETFNIPVRKKSGTKQ